In Monomorium pharaonis isolate MP-MQ-018 chromosome 3, ASM1337386v2, whole genome shotgun sequence, a genomic segment contains:
- the LOC105837161 gene encoding CD63 antigen: protein MVSGGMACVKYLLFLFNLIFAITGIVFISVGGVILVVYSGYSNFVDSWFFAAPLLMIVVGIIVFLVSFFGCCGAVKENHCMIITFSVLLLLIFALELGAGITGYMMRGEVSNMLENRLNGTLRQYELNPDIRRSWDIMQHDLQCCGINGPVDWPRGHNNFRDNTVPDSCCKEIPAQGQCDVNSIHVYNDGCMAKLQSAIENNAMILGGVGIGVALIQLIGVVFACCLARSIRREYETVETTAH from the exons ATGGTGTCCGGCGGCATGGCTTGCGTCAAGTACCTGCTGTTCCTCTTCAACCTGATATTCGCG ATCACCGGCATCGTATTTATTTCGGTGGGCGGAGTTATTCTGGTCGTTTACAGCGGGTACAGTAATTTCGTGGATAGTTGGTTCTTTGCAGCCCCACTCTTAATGATAGTAGTCGGTATCATAGTCTTCCTTGTATCATTCTTTGGATGCTGCGGTGCTGTAAAGGAAAATCATTGCATGATAATAACG TTCTCGGTCCTGCTGCTACTAATATTTGCTTTGGAATTGGGCGCTGGAATCACAGGTTACATGATGAGAGGAGAAGTTTCTAATATGCTAGAAAATCGTCTGAATGGTACCTTGCGACAATATGAGCTTAATCCGGATATTCGTCGTTCATGGGATATTATGCAACATGAT tTACAATGCTGTGGTATAAATGGCCCTGTAGATTGGCCCCGTGGTCATAATAATTTCCGTGACAATACTGTTCCCGATTCCTGTTGCAAAGAGATTCCTGCTCAGGGCCAATGCGATGTAAATTCGATTCACGTGTACAATGATGGTTGTATGGCGAAACTGCAATCTGCTATAGAAAATAATGCTATGATCCTGGGAGGAGTGGGCATAGGGGTAGCCCTCATACaa ttGATTGGAGTAGTCTTTGCGTGCTGTCTGGCTCGCTCAATTCGTCGCGAGTATGAGACTGT